GCCTTTGGCAGAGATTGTATTCGATTTCTTCGATAAGCTTAAGACCATTTCCAGAGGTTATGCTTCTTTGGATTATGAATTAAAAGGCTTCCAACAGTCCCACATGGTTCGCTTAGATATCATGCTTAATGGGGAACCTGTGGATGCGCTATCTGCTGTCGTTCACAGAGATAAAGCCTACGAATGGGGCAAGCGACTTTGTGAAAAGCTCCGGGAATTGGTCCCAAGACAGATGTTTGAGATTGCGATTCAAGCGGCTATTGGACAGAAGATCATTGCCCGAGAGACCATTAAAGCGCTTCGAAAGAACGTATTGGCCAAGTGTTACGGAGGTGATATTTCCAGAAAGCGGAAGCTTCTTGAAAAGCAGAAAAAAGGTAAAAAACGCATGAGACAAGTCGGAAATGTCGAGGTGCCTCAGGAAGCGTTTATGGCGGTGTTGAAATTGGATTAAAGGAAAAGAGTTACGAGTTACGATTGACGAATTGATTTTGAACCTCAACCCAAATTTTTTATATGATACAGGATATGAATTTGAGGACAAAACAATTTGCAGTAGATGTTTGGTTGCTTTGTACTCGTTTTCCTCATTCGAGAGAATATTCAAATTATGTGAATCAGCTTTTGCGTTGTTCCAGCTCTTTGGGAGCAAATTATCGAACAGTAGGAAGAGCAAAATCGAAAGCTGATTTTATAAATAAGTTAAAAATAGTAGAAGAAGAAGCTGATGAAAGCCAATTCTTCCTCGAACTCCTTTTGAAAATAAATTCTGATTCAGTGATAGAGAAAGAAATTGAAAGACTGATCAGAGAAGTAAATGAGATAATAGCAATTGTAGTTTCTAGTTTAAAGTCTGCAAGGTTATCCTAAATCTTGATTTGGCATCGTAACTCGTAACTCGTAACTCGTAATTAAAATGATCTTAATCGACGGTAAAAAAACC
Above is a window of Algoriphagus sanaruensis DNA encoding:
- a CDS encoding four helix bundle protein: MIQDMNLRTKQFAVDVWLLCTRFPHSREYSNYVNQLLRCSSSLGANYRTVGRAKSKADFINKLKIVEEEADESQFFLELLLKINSDSVIEKEIERLIREVNEIIAIVVSSLKSARLS